Proteins encoded within one genomic window of Saccharopolyspora pogona:
- a CDS encoding enoyl-CoA hydratase/isomerase family protein — protein MTAASHHTALGAVHMSAEVDGVIVLTLNHPPANALSNALVSELTTTLDTLAGRPDAPAVVLTGAGERFFCAGGDLKEANGYQAESMVERMTAFHALLRALEDFPRPLVCAVNGWCVGGGIEMALFADVVYASAVARFVFPEVNHGMLPAVKGIARVRAVLGDRAARRLLLGGEPVDAFEAQTMGLVDHVDEQGDLLAAAVAYARTAAAKPPAVFAALKRALCADIAGLPAEEQLRVTAADARTIFTDPAARAAREAWND, from the coding sequence ATGACCGCAGCCTCACACCACACAGCGCTCGGCGCCGTGCACATGTCGGCCGAGGTGGATGGCGTGATCGTCCTGACGCTGAACCACCCGCCGGCCAACGCGCTGAGCAACGCGCTCGTCAGCGAGCTGACGACCACACTGGACACTCTCGCCGGGCGGCCCGACGCCCCCGCGGTGGTCCTCACGGGAGCCGGTGAGCGCTTCTTCTGCGCAGGCGGCGATCTCAAGGAGGCCAACGGCTACCAAGCCGAGTCGATGGTCGAGCGGATGACGGCGTTCCACGCGCTGTTGCGCGCGCTGGAAGACTTTCCTCGGCCGTTGGTGTGCGCGGTCAACGGCTGGTGCGTCGGTGGCGGCATCGAAATGGCGCTGTTCGCCGATGTCGTGTACGCCTCGGCCGTGGCGCGGTTCGTCTTCCCCGAGGTGAATCACGGGATGCTGCCCGCGGTGAAGGGAATCGCGCGGGTGCGCGCCGTCCTGGGCGATCGCGCGGCCCGGCGCCTCCTGCTGGGCGGCGAGCCTGTCGACGCGTTCGAGGCGCAGACCATGGGTCTCGTCGACCACGTGGACGAGCAGGGCGACCTGCTCGCGGCGGCTGTGGCGTACGCGCGCACGGCAGCGGCGAAACCGCCGGCCGTGTTCGCGGCGCTCAAACGGGCGTTGTGCGCGGACATCGCCGGATTGCCCGCCGAGGAACAGTTGCGCGTCACGGCCGCTGACGCGCGCACGATATTCACCGACCCGGCCGCTCGAGCCGCTCGCGAGGCGTGGAATGACTGA